The Setaria viridis chromosome 2, Setaria_viridis_v4.0, whole genome shotgun sequence DNA window CAAACGCAAGTGTCTTGAAGAAATACCAGTACGCCTCACGGGGCAGATACTTCAAAGTTACAGCCCGTGTTGTTCCAAACTTTTTAATCTTCTCAGAGCGGCTTGTAACTATGATTTTACCACCGCATGGGACAAACCTTTTAGAAGCAGAATACAACCTGTTCCATTCATCTTCATTGAGATCCCCAACTAACTCGATAACAACCAGCAATCTCCTATCTTTGTTCGAAAtcgacacatgatttagatgtATTCTTGCACATCCGTCTCTGAGAGTAGCTAGCTCATCATCTGTAAAACCGTAGTTTTGAAAGAACAAGATTTCCGAGAAATGATCACGGACTCTTTCATCCTTGCAAGCATGAGCAACAAGGGTGCTCTTGCCGACAAAGATTGGCCCGAAAATTGGTAGGACCTCCAGTTCTTCAGCACCATAAGGTTGTGTTTGCAACAGGAAGTTGATGACAATTTCAGATTCCATCTGGCGGCCAAACAGGCAGTTGCCTAGGACGAGATGCATGCAGTAAGGCTGGCGGTACAGGTGAGGGTAGCTCGTCAAGAACACAACCAACTCTTTCGCATCAAGGATCATGGAGGTCAATTCGTCAATCCCCTCTTGCAGTTGTTTCGAAATAGGTGTGTCTCTGTTGTAGAAACATAAGCTTTTCAGAGAACTTAGTCTAGACAGAGCTGAAGAGTTAATAATGACATGACCTTTGGTGTCCTCCTCGTGAGATTGGCACCTAAAGGTGTCGAGCATGCATATAATAGCCTCGATGCATGGCATCTCTCATCATGTGCAGATGCTGGACCATAGCTTGGTTGGAGATGTGCCCCCCCATGGCCTCGTCGATGATGATCTGTGCCCTGACAAGGACCCTGCTGAGGTGATCCTCCATGTCAAGTGGTGTCGTCTTTGGAGATTTTGCTGATGAAGAAATTTATGGATCTAGTGGACAGTTCACCCAGGACTGCAGAAAGGAACATCTCCATTTAGGGATTCTCTCCGTCAGGAAGATaacgcagcagccagcaggtggAGGCCATGAACAGAAGCTATGCATGATATGCTAGTCCACGATGCAAATCTGAAAGCTTGTGATAAATATAGCATTTGAAACTGTGGTGGCTTTTACCAGGCCACAGCCGTGTAGACTGTGAGAGGTTGGACCAGATCATCAGAAAAGTCTTTGTAGCCTTCTAATGCTGAACTATGTCTATGTGCATGAACTGTGAATCTTAGTCAAAGAAAAAATGAAGACCGAGCACTATCAGAAAGAAAGATGAAGGCTTTGCACTACCGAATTCTTTGTGGAAGTACACTATATATCCATTTTTTCAGAACCAAATTTCAGGCAGTCCCCAGCACACTTAGAGCATCTGGAATCCACTGCCGAATTCTTTCCAATTGCCACATGTCAAGTCGGTGACATTAGATGGGCTGGAAAGAACTGAAGATGGAGTAAATTCCAACAAAAGCTGAATGAGTTGTGCTTCAGAACTTTAGATCATCAGATGGGAGGTGAGGACCAAGGGCCAAAGCAGGTACCGGATAACCAGCGATGATTGCGTGCGCACTAAAGTTAATGATACAGGCAGATACCTCCGTGCTTGGCCGAGCTCGCCCTCCACTGTCCTCTTCTATCTCCGCCAGGACCGCGGCAGGCTACGGCCGAGGTGGCCTGTGGCCCGCGCAAGAGACCGGAGGCAGCGGCTTGGCCAGTGAAGTTGATGGAGACGAACGCTGGCATGCTTGGCCGCGGCAATCGTTCAGGCTCTCGTGATCCCATCTCCTCTGCAGCTCTCGGCGACTCCGCCTCCAATCGCGCCGCTGCGCAGTCCCGACTCCCGAGCGAAGCAGAGCAGGTGGGTGAGGAGGCGAGGGAGAGGAACGAGTGGAATGGGCCTTGTGGGCCCTTGGACGTGTAATTTTGGGCCCGGCAATTCCTTTGGGCCCTCGATCCAGAAATGCCTTTTGCTTTCTCAGTGCTGTCTGTCGTGGCGGTTGGCGACTTCATTGGCCGAGACTCCGAGAGGAAAGGAGAGGCGCGAGAGAAGAGTCAAAGTCAACGCCGGCCATGACACGGTGAGTCAGCAGTCCGGCCTGCCGACGTGCTGACTATAGAGTAAATCAATGAAATTAAATCCACAAAAATATGCAGTTACTTGCAAACATAAAGGAAAAATGCAAGTCTCAACGTCCACAATCCAGGGCTGCTAAATGGTGTAAGATTAAACCAATGGCAAGCAATTTACTATGTCTCATGAAAATTCTATGCCTTGGCGTCATGCATTATTCTGCTAATACTACCTCCATATCAAAATGTTTGACGAGCGACAAGTATTATGACATGGAGGTAGTACCACTAcgccagaaacgatttgtgctggtACAGCTaaattagcgtgctggcggGTGTGATTGGCATCCGCTAGCACAAAACTTCCTTGGCCTGGCGggggagcacccgccagcatagtgATCTCTGTGCTGGCTGGTGACGTAAGCCCAGCGCCAACACAGATCCATCTGTGTGCTAGCAGTCGACCTAAGCCCACCACCAGCACAGATGAGGTGATTTGTGCTGGAGGTTGGGTTATGTCGCCCGCTAGCACAGAGCTCGCCATAAATActcctgttcatcttcttccccaagcaaccttccatttggagcttgcccgagaggagctcgggaaaagctccaaaaacatcaaatctaagggggaacaGCTCGCCGAGATgcaaaagaagggtcttttTAAGACGAACAGGGAGAGAGATCAGCTAACCGCCACAATTGGAATCGCAGGGCACTTTGGGCGTGttcgagggatgtcatcaaTATTGCCCTGGGGTAAAGCATTCCAGAACAACCAAGCAAGCTACAAGAAGTGGGACCGTTATAAGAAAGATCTTGAGGAGAACATGAGAGATACCGCCAAGCAGGAGCTGATTGAGTTCTTCGCCAGCCATCAAGTACAAGGGATAACCAACCCAACAGCATCCGATACTCAACGACAAGCAGGCAGAACCAACCATGTAGCTTGCCAACACAGGATATGTTGCTCCAagtagtgctggctccattGCAAATGTGAGGTATCCCATAGACGACATACAAGTGAatacaccatgcaggttggtAATGCCTTATGTAACGAAACGAAATAAGTTTCGAGAGGTCGCAACCGGCATGGCAGTAACGACTCATGTGTTTCCAAAGGAACCCCTGCTAGAATACTTctgggtgcaagttgttactGTGTTGGATGAATCGTGCGAGCTTGACATCCCTAttgatgaggggattgaggttctcaGTGATGCGATGAACGAGTACATACTGTGGCATCGCTGAGATATTGTTCTGAATAATGCATCGCTAGAAACCTCACAGCCAAGTCAAGATGTACCCATGCTATAGTCAAATGTTGACACGGAGCAGCCGACGCAGTCACATGTGCAGGTAGCTATCAATGAGGGTGATAGCCAACGCAGTCACATGTGCAAGGAACTATCAATGAGGATGAGCAGCCAATGCTATCACTTGTTCTAGAAGGTCTCACTGAGGAGGAATGGACATCACTACTCAAGGCGATG harbors:
- the LOC117843369 gene encoding LOW QUALITY PROTEIN: uncharacterized protein (The sequence of the model RefSeq protein was modified relative to this genomic sequence to represent the inferred CDS: inserted 1 base in 1 codon; deleted 2 bases in 2 codons) translates to MEMFLSAVLGELSTRSINFFISKISKDDTLDMEDHLSRVLVRAQIIIDEAMGGHISNQAMVQHLHMMRDAMHRGYYMMLDTFRCQSHEEDTKGHVIINSSALSRLSSLKSLCFYNRDTPISKQLQEGIDELTSMILDAKELVVFLTSYPHLYRQPYCMHLVLGNCLFGRQMESEIVINFLLQTQPYGAEELEVLPIFGPIFVGKSTLVAHACKDERVRDHFSEILFFQNYGFTDDELATLRDGCARIHLNHVSISNKDRRLLVVIELVGDLNEDEWNRLYSASKRFVPCGGKIIVTSRSEKIKKFGTTRAVTLKYLPREAYWYFFKTLAFGSMDPKVQPRLTHLTMEIASTLDGSFIARNFTARLLRDNFDIXIWSKVLTFLRGSLQKPISRFGERPIDLLKQNRPTNLGRMATPSEVFVLSNQYGSAQDKVPKVRLQDVMYGTFKTSGKFELLSWWSSIPPYKTHSEPKEICMSAHLGRVATPSEDLVSILSVF